From a region of the Streptomyces caniferus genome:
- a CDS encoding PP2C family protein-serine/threonine phosphatase → MSHEEGPKADPDAGSAGLPARLRLVEEAAERIGTTLDEQTTCAELSRFLCRHLCDAAAVDLLDEEGTGARSRSPAALRRVATAGLVRVLEARFPDEGPEGPDGGSLSLRVLAEGQPATATATLSGGRSAGALSVPLLAHGRRYGVLLALRAGGSFSADEIATVHFLARLTAVQLAHARRYAAVQRTAMDLQRALLAEPGKPHPNLELATRYLPSGTSALVGGDWFETVRLHYGRTLLVMGDVMGHGLDAAVDMNAYRSHLRYVASTDLPPHRVLRQLDAAVAGDESRRPATCLLARVDPARGIAAFASAGHLPPVVFGSEGAADLLHVPVGPPLGTGAGGYELVTRTLTSADTLLMFTDGLVERRGEDIDVSLSRLARIRLPAGAGVAEVLDEVVLRLDGLHAEDDVAVLAARLRHHPGEGPAAPVPL, encoded by the coding sequence GTGTCGCACGAGGAGGGCCCGAAGGCGGACCCGGACGCCGGTTCCGCGGGCCTGCCGGCCCGGCTGCGGCTGGTGGAAGAAGCCGCCGAACGCATCGGCACCACCCTGGACGAGCAGACCACCTGCGCCGAACTGTCCCGCTTCCTGTGCCGGCACCTGTGCGACGCCGCCGCGGTGGACCTGCTCGACGAGGAGGGCACCGGGGCGCGGTCCCGCTCCCCGGCAGCGCTGCGGCGCGTGGCGACCGCAGGCCTGGTGAGGGTCCTGGAGGCGCGGTTCCCCGACGAAGGCCCGGAGGGGCCCGACGGCGGGTCGCTGTCGCTGCGGGTCCTGGCCGAGGGGCAGCCCGCCACCGCTACGGCCACCCTGTCGGGCGGCCGCTCCGCCGGGGCGCTGTCGGTGCCGCTCCTCGCGCACGGCCGCCGCTACGGCGTCCTGCTGGCCCTGCGCGCGGGCGGCAGCTTCAGCGCGGACGAGATCGCCACGGTGCACTTCCTGGCCCGCCTCACCGCCGTCCAGCTCGCCCACGCCCGCCGGTACGCCGCGGTGCAGCGCACGGCGATGGACCTGCAGCGGGCGCTCCTCGCCGAGCCGGGCAAGCCGCACCCCAATCTGGAACTCGCCACCCGCTACCTGCCCTCCGGCACCAGCGCCCTGGTCGGCGGCGACTGGTTCGAGACGGTGCGCCTCCACTACGGGCGCACCCTGCTCGTCATGGGCGACGTCATGGGACACGGGCTCGATGCGGCGGTCGACATGAACGCCTACCGCTCCCATCTGCGCTATGTCGCCTCCACCGATCTGCCGCCGCATCGCGTGCTGCGTCAGCTCGACGCCGCCGTGGCCGGGGACGAGTCCCGCCGTCCGGCGACCTGCCTGCTCGCCCGGGTCGATCCGGCGCGCGGTATCGCCGCCTTCGCCAGCGCCGGTCACCTCCCTCCGGTGGTCTTCGGCAGCGAGGGCGCGGCCGACCTCCTCCACGTCCCCGTCGGTCCGCCCCTGGGCACCGGGGCCGGGGGCTACGAACTCGTCACCCGCACCCTCACGTCCGCGGACACCCTGCTGATGTTCACCGATGGCCTCGTCGAGCGGCGCGGCGAGGACATCGACGTCTCGCTCTCCCGGCTGGCCCGGATCCGGCTGCCCGCCGGGGCCGGTGTGGCGGAGGTGCTCGACGAGGTCGTGCTCCGCCTCGACGGCCTGCATGCCGAGGACGATGTCGCCGTCCTCGCCGCGCGCCTGCGCCACCACCCGGGGGAGGGGCCCGCCGCGCCCGTGCCGCTCTGA
- a CDS encoding acyltransferase family protein → MSPLPHSSTLQDTAPPTPAERPADAARSPAGAAAERASPPPKKHRDAFFDNAKYLAIVLVALGHAWEPLYAGSRSAAALYIFVYAFHMPAFTVISGYFSRSFDMRRDRLQRLVTGVVVPYILFQTAYALFRYWAGDLPSFSADLMDPWFLTWFLAALFLWRLTAPLWRIVRWPVPLALAIALSASVSPDLGTDLDLQRVLQFLPFFVLGMCLKAEHFSLVRCWAARIAAVPVLVAALGFAYWAVPRMNDAWFYHTDSAQKLGVPWWCGILMQLAMFGCSLVLTACFLAWVPGRRTWCTVLGAGTLYGYLLHGFLAKASRWFDWYDAAWVHSPWGSVVVTLLAAAVVTLLCTPPVQRALRFAMEPKMRWAFRKEPPPGTPQRRTA, encoded by the coding sequence GTGAGCCCTCTCCCCCACTCCTCGACCCTGCAGGACACCGCTCCGCCGACGCCCGCCGAGCGGCCCGCGGACGCCGCCCGCTCCCCCGCCGGAGCCGCGGCCGAGCGGGCGTCACCGCCCCCGAAGAAACATCGCGACGCGTTCTTCGACAACGCCAAATACCTGGCGATCGTCCTGGTGGCGCTGGGTCACGCCTGGGAGCCGCTGTACGCGGGCAGCCGGAGCGCGGCCGCGCTGTACATCTTCGTCTACGCGTTCCACATGCCCGCTTTCACCGTCATATCCGGGTACTTCTCGCGCAGTTTCGATATGCGCCGCGACCGGCTGCAGCGGCTGGTCACTGGCGTCGTCGTCCCGTACATCCTCTTCCAGACGGCCTATGCGCTGTTCCGGTACTGGGCCGGTGACCTGCCCAGCTTCTCGGCCGACCTGATGGACCCGTGGTTCCTCACCTGGTTCCTGGCCGCCCTGTTCCTGTGGCGGCTCACCGCCCCGCTGTGGCGGATCGTCCGGTGGCCGGTGCCGCTGGCCCTGGCGATCGCCCTGTCGGCCTCCGTCTCTCCGGACCTCGGCACCGACCTGGACCTCCAGCGGGTCCTGCAGTTCCTGCCGTTCTTCGTCCTCGGCATGTGCCTGAAAGCGGAGCACTTCAGCCTGGTGCGCTGCTGGGCGGCGCGCATTGCCGCGGTGCCCGTCCTCGTGGCCGCGCTGGGCTTCGCGTACTGGGCCGTGCCGCGCATGAACGACGCGTGGTTCTACCACACCGACAGCGCGCAGAAGCTGGGCGTGCCGTGGTGGTGCGGCATCCTGATGCAACTGGCCATGTTCGGCTGCTCGTTGGTCCTCACGGCCTGCTTCCTGGCCTGGGTGCCCGGCCGCCGGACGTGGTGCACCGTACTGGGCGCCGGCACGCTCTACGGCTACCTGCTGCACGGTTTCCTGGCCAAGGCCTCCCGCTGGTTCGACTGGTACGACGCCGCCTGGGTCCACAGCCCGTGGGGCTCCGTCGTCGTCACGCTGCTGGCCGCGGCGGTCGTGACACTGCTGTGCACCCCGCCGGTCCAACGCGCCCTGCGCTTCGCCATGGAGCCGAAGATGCGGTGGGCCTTCAGGAAGGAGCCCCCGCCCGGTACGCCGCAGCGCCGTACGGCATAG
- a CDS encoding undecaprenyl-diphosphate phosphatase encodes MSAISIGQAVVLGAVEGVTEFLPVSSTGHLKIAEGLMGIPVDDKTVVGFSAVIQVGAIAAALVYFGKDIVRIVGAWFRGLRNREERYHHDYKFAWWVIYATIPIVVVGLAAKPLIEGPLASLWVVAGSLIIGSGVMWAADQMGRHKRGEDDTSLKDAMWVGCSQILALLFPGFSRSGATMSTALILDLERVAATRLSFFLGIPALTGAGVYELKDAVGSGAAVAPLAIGTVVSFAVAYASISWLLKFVAKHSFNSFVIYRILVGALLFGLLGMGVLS; translated from the coding sequence ATGAGCGCGATCAGCATCGGCCAAGCCGTCGTCCTCGGAGCCGTCGAGGGGGTGACGGAATTTCTTCCGGTCTCCTCCACCGGCCACCTCAAGATCGCCGAGGGGCTGATGGGGATCCCCGTCGACGACAAGACCGTTGTCGGCTTCTCGGCCGTCATCCAGGTCGGCGCGATCGCCGCGGCGCTCGTCTACTTCGGCAAGGACATCGTGCGCATCGTGGGGGCGTGGTTCCGCGGGCTGCGCAACCGCGAGGAGCGCTACCACCACGACTACAAGTTCGCCTGGTGGGTGATCTACGCCACCATCCCGATCGTCGTCGTCGGACTGGCCGCCAAGCCCCTGATCGAAGGCCCCCTCGCCTCCCTGTGGGTGGTGGCCGGGTCGCTGATCATCGGCAGCGGTGTGATGTGGGCGGCGGACCAGATGGGCCGCCACAAGCGCGGTGAGGACGACACCTCCCTCAAGGACGCCATGTGGGTCGGCTGCTCGCAGATCCTCGCCCTCCTCTTCCCCGGCTTCTCCCGCTCCGGCGCGACGATGTCCACCGCCCTCATCCTCGACCTGGAGCGCGTCGCGGCCACCCGCCTCTCCTTCTTCCTCGGCATCCCGGCCCTCACCGGAGCCGGTGTCTACGAGCTGAAGGACGCCGTCGGCAGCGGCGCCGCCGTCGCCCCCCTGGCCATCGGCACCGTGGTCTCCTTCGCCGTCGCCTACGCCTCGATCTCCTGGCTGCTGAAGTTCGTGGCCAAGCACTCCTTCAACTCGTTCGTGATCTACCGGATCCTCGTCGGCGCCCTCCTCTTCGGTCTGCTGGGCATGGGCGTCCTGTCCTGA